The DNA sequence CAATAATGTACGATTGGAGATTGATGACGGAAGTGGAGTGAAGCAATTATTAGAATTCAATATACCAACTTCATTATCTATTTTAAAAAGAGGTGAGTTTGATTATTCTTTAAGTGCTGGTAGAAAATCTGATGACTCTGGAAGAACTCGTCGTTATATCGATAATAACGATTTTTTTAGTGGCCTCATTCAATACGGTTTTACAGATCAGTTTTCAGCAGGTGCTTATTATCAAAAAGATGACCAATTTCAACTCAGTGGTCTCTATAATGGTGTAGCAACAGAGTATGGAAACTTCTTTCTTGGTAATGCCTATTCAGATTATAGGAATTTAAACGTAAGTGGTTTTGCAAACTCTTTGACTTGGCAGTTTCAGGATATTGGTGGTTACTTACTTGAGAATTTATCGTTAACGGCACGTTATGAACTTTTTGATGGCGATTTTAGAGCAACTGCTGACTATAGTAGTTTTTCACTTAAAAATAATTATCAAATAAACTTATCTTTTCCTTTTCTTAGTCGTAGCTCTATCAATCTCGGGGCGGGACATGGAGAGTATCAAGATTCTAAAAATGGCCATCGTAACTTTTTACGTGCTTCGGTGAATATTAACCCAATGAATAATCTTAATATAAACCTTTACGCAGCTAGAACAAAGGATTTAAATAATCCAACAAATCATTCTGTTTCAGCATTTGTAACTTGGTCTTTCCCTAACCATAATAGTTATATTTCAATGTTTAGAGACTTTGAAAATAAATCTAATAGAATTTCTTACACAAAAGATAATAGTAATGAGCTATATAAGCCTAGATATACAGTTTCTGTAGATGAGGATAAAATAAATAGCCGTTTAAACTTTAATGCTAGCATGCCAACACCAATGGCCGATTACTTTTTCAAGGCAGCCTATGCTCATGAAAAAGGTGGTGATGATTATAATCAAGTAGGTTTTGGAATTTCTACAACATCATTATTCGCATACGACGATGGTTTTGCTTATGCACAATCACGATCAAATACTAATAGCTTTGCTCTGTTTAAAACGACAGATTCTTTGAAAAATCAAAAACTCATTATCAAGTCAACTTCGGTCCATGCAGATACTCAAACTCCTCTCTTTGGTGAGCTTGCAATTACTGATATGGTTCCATATCAATACCGTGAAGTACAACTAGATCCAACAGCACTAAATTACGGAACAACGCTAGAGAAAGAGAAGTTTGTTCTCTACCCAACTTATCAATCAGGTCACCTCATTAATATTAGTGATAATGGTTTATTTAGTCTAAAGGGAAGATTAGTTCGTAATGGAAAACCTGTAGCTTTAGAAATTTGTCAATTAGGTGATAAGGTCTTCTTTACAGATAGAGAAGGTAGTTTCTTTGTCGATGGTATCGATTACAATGCGAGTTTGTTAAAAGTGAGTGGTAAGGAAGTAAAGTATATTTCAATTGCTAAAGACTCGCTTGGGATTATTGATATAGGCCTTATTGAGATAGAGGGAAAATAATATGACATTATTGAAAGTAATATTAATTATGTTTTTTGTCTCATCGGTTTTAGCGGCAAAATGTAATTTAAACGTCAGTGTTAATAACTTTGTTGGAACAATTTCCTCAACTGTCCAAGCTGTTTCTCATCCTATAACTATATCTCGCTCTAAAAACCCTAATCAATGTAAAACCATAAGAGCATTTTTTAGTACTGGGCAAGCTGGAAACTATAATCGCAAAGCTTCAACATCGAATAACTGGATTCCTTATAATCTGTATAGTGATAGTAATATGGTTACAGTTCTTAAGGATATAGGAGATGCAACTCAAGCAGGCGAGTTTAGTACAATAAACTTACCATCATCAAATTATTCATATCAATCAAATTTCTATATAAAGCAGGTCGATCTCGATACTGTATTCTCTAGTGGTTCTGGTTATTTTGGTGATAATCTTCAGATTAGCTTCTATAGTGTAAAGAACAACGGCCAGCTCGATTATGAGACAACTGCATATTTTTATCTACAATTAGTAGTGCCAAGATATGCTGAGCTAAGTTTAGTTCCTTTAGGTTCTCCTCATGATCCAAACTCAACTCAGTATGTAATGAATTTTGGTAATTTAACAAGTCAAGATGTTAAGAGTGCATCTTTAAATGTAAAAGGTAATGTTGGCTTTGGCGTTTATATGACTTCGCAAAATGGGTCTAAGTTGAAGAACTCAAGTAGTAGTGTGCCTTATCAAATTAAAGTAGGTCCAAATAATTATAGATCTCTTTCAAATGCTGGCCAAGAAACATATATATTTCAACGTAATAATGGGACTTCCATCAATGCTGAGAGCTATCCTATCTATGTGAAATTGGGAAATGTCCCTGCAAATGCACCGACTGGTGATTATGAAGACGTGATTACAGTAACAGTTAAAGCCTGGTGAAATATAACTTAAGTAAATTACTCAAGTTGTCG is a window from the Bacteriovorax sp. BAL6_X genome containing:
- a CDS encoding fimbria/pilus outer membrane usher protein, whose translation is MSQISLVSVYAQSETELFRSVFGEVNYEAQLELILHGKSLGDISVKLQGSKLKYINSTVLNEKIKSIVKDKNYKLIDTSKKWASISTIPYQLKYDEKALQVVLDIPVENLKSVFYSLEENPKIKYAGQTIEAAPFAGSINYLLDKQIGDSYLGGDSLTLNINSFLNIKSYVVQMNGFYVDDEDSDKAYWTRRDLSLTKDFESLRLRTRLGDTTTGRLGFMQSKAIGGLNLRKQFLINPYDTPYTQGEKEFQIVRRSNVSTYVNGTLVKKAILPAGNYRLSNLPLVNGINNVRLEIDDGSGVKQLLEFNIPTSLSILKRGEFDYSLSAGRKSDDSGRTRRYIDNNDFFSGLIQYGFTDQFSAGAYYQKDDQFQLSGLYNGVATEYGNFFLGNAYSDYRNLNVSGFANSLTWQFQDIGGYLLENLSLTARYELFDGDFRATADYSSFSLKNNYQINLSFPFLSRSSINLGAGHGEYQDSKNGHRNFLRASVNINPMNNLNINLYAARTKDLNNPTNHSVSAFVTWSFPNHNSYISMFRDFENKSNRISYTKDNSNELYKPRYTVSVDEDKINSRLNFNASMPTPMADYFFKAAYAHEKGGDDYNQVGFGISTTSLFAYDDGFAYAQSRSNTNSFALFKTTDSLKNQKLIIKSTSVHADTQTPLFGELAITDMVPYQYREVQLDPTALNYGTTLEKEKFVLYPTYQSGHLINISDNGLFSLKGRLVRNGKPVALEICQLGDKVFFTDREGSFFVDGIDYNASLLKVSGKEVKYISIAKDSLGIIDIGLIEIEGK
- a CDS encoding spore coat protein U domain-containing protein yields the protein MTLLKVILIMFFVSSVLAAKCNLNVSVNNFVGTISSTVQAVSHPITISRSKNPNQCKTIRAFFSTGQAGNYNRKASTSNNWIPYNLYSDSNMVTVLKDIGDATQAGEFSTINLPSSNYSYQSNFYIKQVDLDTVFSSGSGYFGDNLQISFYSVKNNGQLDYETTAYFYLQLVVPRYAELSLVPLGSPHDPNSTQYVMNFGNLTSQDVKSASLNVKGNVGFGVYMTSQNGSKLKNSSSSVPYQIKVGPNNYRSLSNAGQETYIFQRNNGTSINAESYPIYVKLGNVPANAPTGDYEDVITVTVKAW